The DNA segment cttctctgagcctcgggtCCCCCattttgaaatgggaaaaaggatAACATCTGCCTGCCTTGGCATGACATCTGCGACAGCATTTAGGCAGGTGAATGTGTGTATGCGAGACTCCAGGGCCCGGAGAAGGAACGACGAGGAGTGAGAGATAGGACAGACGCCCATTTCATGGGGAAGACTGAAGTCGCAAGCTGGGGCCCTGGCCACGAAACAGGGCCCAGAAAGCGTGGGAAGCCCCATTCTTCTCAGCCCTCTTCATTCCTCCTGCCAGGATGGCTTCTCTGCTCCTCCTGGGCCTGGAAGAGCTATCAGGGCTGACTCTCAGCTGAGGAGAGAGCGGGACACTGTGGGGTGACCACACAGGCAGGCTCAGGTCAAGTGGAGTTGTTCGAGGTGCTGAGGGGGAGACGACCCCAGACCTGGGCCCCCCACCTTCCCGGGCCATCCGGCCCTGGTGACTGAGGCGTGGAGGCCAGGCATTGCTGAGCCCTTGTTAGCTCGGGCCAGCCCTCAGTCTGGGCCAGgtgcccattcattcattcattcattcatctcacCGTTTAGGGACCATCcgccctgtgccaggccaggccaggccggaCCGCTGTGCCCTGAGCCCCGTCCCCTCTGCCTTGCAGACGCTCCTCACGGCCGTGGGGCAGACGGTCTACACCGTGGCCTCCGTGCTCATCCTGTTCTTTGTCCTGATGTTCATCTTCGCCATCCTGGGCTTCTGCCTGTTTGGAGCTCCAGAGCGGGGTGACCTGAATAACTGGGGGAACCTGGCTTTAGCCTTCTTTACCCTCTTCAGCTTGGCCACGGTACCGTGTTTGGGAAAAACTAGTGGGGGCGGGGCCTTGGGAAGGGGCTGCCAGCTGGTGTGAGTGTGCGGACCTGCCAGGCCTCTCCTCGGGCCTCCCCCAAGTTCCGGCCCTTCGCTGGGCTGGGAAGGTGCAGGGCTGGCCTCCCAGGACTGAGCAGGGGCCGGTGCCCCGGTcaggagtctctctctctctctctctctaatcttGTGACTCCTTGCAGCATTCTTATTTGTCCCACACAgttgtaaaacttttaaaaacttctcaAGAGAGAGGTGTTCCCGGTGTGgtgctgtggttaacaaatctgactaggaaccatgaggtggcgggttcgatccctggccgcgctcagtgggttaaggatccggcgttgccatgagcggtggagtaggtcgcagacaaggctcggatctggcgttgctgtggctctggcccaggctggcagcaatagcaccgattagacccctagcctgggaacctccatgtgctgcgggtacagccctaaaaaagacaaaaggcaaaaataagtaaataaaaataaaaattcttcaagaGATAATTCATTCGGATCAAGTTTAATCTGGATGTGAAACCCACGTCACATCGCCTTTTGGGGGAACAGGCTGTCACAGATTCCCCCCAGAATAAGCCTGCAGAGCCCGAGTCTAGTCTAGATTCTGTTGGACTCTGGATAGACTGAGGTCTTTCCGAAGAGGGGGCCTGGCAGAGAGGCGCTGTCTCTGGGGGAAGGATGGGCGGCCTTTTGGCGAAGAGCCCTCAGGGTCCCTTGGTCAGGAGTGCCCCACCCGGGTCCCCTGCGTCGCCAGGCCAGCGTGTAGGCCCTGGAGTCCATGGATCAGGGGGTGTGGAGGGGCTGAGGTGGAAGTAGAGCCAGCCTGCTCCTCAGTGCGGCTGGGGCTCCCCTAGGGTAAGTGAGCAGGAGGCCTGCCCTCTGGGCCCCAGGCACTCAGCATATGCCGCCCTGCCCGAGCAGGTGGATGGCTGGACAGacctgcagcagcagctggaTGACCGGAATTTTGTTCTGAGCCGCACGTTCACCATCACCTTCGTCCTTCTGGCCTCCTTTATCTTCCTCAGCATGTTCGTGGGTGTGATGATTACTCACACGGAGGTGAGGTGGCGCCCCTACGGATGGGGTGGGCAGGTTCGGTGTGGCGCGCATGCGCGCGCGCTCAGCTCTGGGCCACGGCTCCAAGGAGGACCCGGAACTGTCTCCCTCCTGAAGCCGAGGGGAGGCAGCCAGATGGGCTCCTTCCTCCCAGAGCCCAGATTTTTCCCTGCGCCCGGGCATCTTCCCTCCTTCACGACGGTGGCCAGCCGGACAGGCGCTTGGGAAGTCACCGCAACCGCCCGTTGGCAGCTTGAGCCGGAGGCTGGCCCTCCTtgcgcggggtgggggtggaggggggcgctCCTGCCGAGGGGCCCCGAGCAGCAGTGCGAGGCGGAGGAAGAAGGACACCGGGGTGTAGGCAGCGAGAGCCCGGCCCTCACCTCCATCCTCCGGCCCCCAGGACTCCATCAAAAAGTTTGAGCGGGAGCTGATGCTGGAGAGACACGTGACCCTCATGGAAGAGAAGCAGGTGATTCTGAAGCGGCAGCAGGAGGAGGTCAGCAGGCTGGTGCAGACACAGGTAGGCGGACACGCAGAGGGACCGTCAGGGCTGAAGGAATGGTCACGAGGAGGGCCTTGGGGCTGGTGAGGAGGGCAGGTAGCCTTGGGCATCTGCGGCCTTTGGTTAAGTCAGCTACCCGCCACCCCTGTGCTTTCCAGAGTCAGACTTTACTCTGTGCAGTTTGGGGTTTCCCTGGACCTCCGCAAGTGCTGACTGTTGTGATTgtaatatttccttccttcacgGGCACACCTCCACCGCCGGGCACCTGGCCTGGAGCACCCTTACTCCTGGGGCCCCCGGGGGTGCCAGGCAGGCTCGGTCCCCGTGCCCTGCGTGGGTGAGGCCGCAGAGGCCCTGACGCGCGTTACTACCCTCGGTGTTTCTCACCTGGCACGAGAATGAGCCCAGCAGGCTGGAATTTTCTGTCAAGCCTGCTACAGCTGTGACGGGTGGGCGGCGGGGGAGGAGTCTTCTCTTTCCTGCTTAGGGGCTCTGAGCTGTCCACGCCGAGCCTGGGGTGCTCAGCCAGGCCCTGACCGCTGCCCTTTTCTCCCCCTGTGGCCggtgcctccctccccagcttctTCTCGGAGGTGGGGGCATCCACCTGTCCGGATGTGCCCAAGGTTTGTCCAGAACATGGTGAAATGCTGAGCCATGTGTCACCTGTCAGGGATGGTGGCTCCCCAGGTGACCTCAGTCAGGGGCGTCCAGGCCCTGAAGGTTTCGGGTGACCCTGCGGTTAGGCTCAGGGGAGTCCCCAGGCCTCTCTGCAGCTTGGCCACGTCCTCCTCGCCCTTGCTCTCTTTATGCTTCCCTCTCTAGAAAAACGTTGACCACAAAAGTTTCGCTGAGCTGGTGGAGAACTTCAAGAAGACCCTGCGGCACACGGACCCCATGGTCTTGGATGATTTTGGCACGAGCCTTCCCTTCATTGATGTCTACCTGTCCACTCTGGACAACCAGGATGCCACCGTCTCCAAGTCAGTCCCAGCCCCGCTGAgcctggcctgggggcagggggtgggggtgggggtggggtggcaatAGCTGATGGGCTGTGTGGGTGGAGCGAGGCCCTTCCTGGGGGTGCACAGGGGCTGGGCTGCGGTGTGGACAGGCCTGTGGCTGGGGGGGCCCTGCTCCCCGGGCCCTCCCTAGCCTACCCTGAGCCCTATTTAAGtactggcttggagttcccgtcgtggctcagtggttaatgaatctgactaggaaccatgaggttgcaggttcgatccctggccttgctccgtgggttaaggatccggtgttgccgtgagctgtggtgtaggtcgcagttgtggctcagatctggtgttgctgtggctctggtgtaggccagcggctacagcttcgatttgacccctagcctgggaacctccatatgctgcgagtgcggccctagaaaagacaaaaaaaaaaaaaatactagctcCTTCGACTCTCCAGGAccctcctcacccacccctttcctttttctgaggGCAGAGGAAAGGGCTGGTAAGTCAGAAGCTAAAGCTCCTGGCCTGGTtctgccacttctttttttttttttttttgcttatttatggccacacttgtggcatatggaggttcccaaattggagctgtagctgccggcctacaccacagccacagcaatgccagatccgaaccgtgtctgtgatcaacaccacagctcatggcaacgccggatgcttaacccactgagcaaggccagggattgaacctgtgtcctcatggatcttagattcatttccgccgagccacaacgggaagtcctggttctgccacttctgcctgtgtgactttggccaagTCTTTGATGCTTTCACACCTGTCACAGGAGGGGCTGGGCCAATGGAAGCCATGCGTGTGAAGCTCTGCCCTTGGCCTGGCCCAGTGCTGTGCTCAGTGTGAGTTAGCTGGGGTCATACCGGCCATTACTGCAGGAAGGGAGCCTGGCTTCTCAACAGAAGCCCCCAGAAGGCTCCATAGACTGGAGAAGCTCAGGAGAGGGTACCTAGGAACATCCACTGTTGGCCCAAGAGTGGATCAGGTGGGGTCTGGGCACCTCCACACAGTCACTCAGAGCCCAGGAGTCTCTTATCTCCAGTCTGACACGT comes from the Phacochoerus africanus isolate WHEZ1 chromosome 4, ROS_Pafr_v1, whole genome shotgun sequence genome and includes:
- the CATSPER3 gene encoding cation channel sperm-associated protein 3, whose protein sequence is MYVSEVIFVSVYSSEFCMKLYVDPVAYWRDGYNLLDVIILAILFVPYGLRKVKGKHYPYLNIADGMQSLRILKLITYSRGIRTLLTAVGQTVYTVASVLILFFVLMFIFAILGFCLFGAPERGDLNNWGNLALAFFTLFSLATVDGWTDLQQQLDDRNFVLSRTFTITFVLLASFIFLSMFVGVMITHTEDSIKKFERELMLERHVTLMEEKQVILKRQQEEVSRLVQTQKNVDHKSFAELVENFKKTLRHTDPMVLDDFGTSLPFIDVYLSTLDNQDATVSKLQELYYEIVHVLSLMLEDLPQKKQSQSSEKVDER